The Sporomusa termitida genome has a window encoding:
- the rnr gene encoding ribonuclease R has product MSNMDLAERILGFMREEVYKPLTAEDLADGLSIRGKELEEFWLVLDKLEAAAAIIKTRYGKYGIPDRMNLVVGKFSATTKGFGFILPENPELDDVFIPPDAIGGAMHGDRVIARMHKRHLSGKAVEGEIIRVVTRANTKVVGTFESSRSFGFVLPDDRKIGRDIFIPKDEFRGAKTGSKVVVEITEWPQKQKSAEGRIIEVLGRQGDPGIEILSIIKKHNLPTEFPPEVEQAAERVKTTISDEDLLGRRDLRALNMVTIDGDDAKDLDDAVYVERLKNGRYLLNVSIADVSHYVRENTPLDNEARIRGTSVYLVDRVLPMLPPRLSNGICSLNAGEDRLALTAQMEIDGRGQVINHEIFPSVIRVKTRLTYNIVRQIVADHDEPLRTAYAELVAPLEEMERLCRILRDRRMRRGAIDFDFPEIKVKLDAEGHPIAIEKRIRSIAESIIEEFMLVANETVAEHMHWLGVPSMFRVHEEPDEEKMSRLNVLLGNFGQHIPKTQEIQPMALQRVLSKIAGRPEERIISTVMLRSLKQARYDAENLGHFGLAATYYTHFTSPIRRYPDLIVHRIIRETFTTGDISAKRSQKLSVMLPEIALHSSERERAAAEAERATVDLKKVEYMAQFVGQEFDGIISGVTAFGFFVEITNGIEGLVRVSSLEDDYYQYVEEQYALIGERTSNIYRLGNSVRIIVSKVNPADRTIDYLVATEGKSLQAVGRPSPDKRRSRPGPGRSDAAKNQPAPAKKKPVTVAKPKKPRATKK; this is encoded by the coding sequence ATGAGTAACATGGATTTAGCTGAAAGAATCCTGGGGTTTATGCGGGAAGAAGTGTATAAGCCGCTGACGGCCGAGGATTTGGCTGACGGCTTGAGTATTCGCGGCAAAGAACTGGAAGAGTTTTGGCTGGTATTGGACAAGCTCGAAGCGGCCGCGGCCATCATAAAAACCCGCTATGGCAAGTATGGAATTCCCGACCGCATGAACCTTGTTGTCGGTAAGTTTTCGGCAACCACCAAAGGCTTTGGTTTTATTCTGCCGGAAAACCCTGAACTTGATGATGTCTTTATTCCGCCGGATGCGATTGGCGGCGCTATGCATGGTGACCGGGTCATCGCCAGGATGCATAAGCGGCACCTGTCCGGGAAAGCGGTGGAAGGGGAAATTATCCGGGTTGTTACCCGGGCGAACACCAAAGTGGTGGGTACCTTCGAGTCCAGCCGCAGCTTCGGTTTTGTTTTGCCTGATGACCGGAAGATTGGCCGGGATATTTTCATACCCAAAGATGAGTTTAGGGGCGCTAAAACCGGCTCCAAGGTGGTTGTTGAAATTACAGAATGGCCGCAGAAACAGAAAAGCGCCGAAGGCCGGATTATTGAAGTTCTGGGCCGTCAGGGTGACCCTGGTATTGAGATATTATCCATTATTAAGAAACACAATCTGCCGACCGAGTTTCCGCCAGAGGTTGAGCAAGCAGCCGAACGGGTCAAAACAACGATCAGTGATGAGGATTTGCTGGGGCGCCGTGACCTGCGCGCTCTGAATATGGTGACAATTGACGGCGATGATGCCAAAGATCTGGATGATGCCGTATATGTGGAGCGTCTCAAAAACGGCCGCTATTTATTGAATGTGAGTATTGCCGATGTCAGCCACTATGTACGGGAAAACACGCCCCTGGATAATGAAGCCAGAATCCGGGGCACCAGTGTCTATTTGGTTGACCGGGTACTGCCGATGCTGCCGCCGCGTCTGTCAAACGGGATTTGTAGTTTAAACGCTGGTGAGGACAGACTGGCCCTGACCGCACAGATGGAAATTGACGGTCGCGGCCAGGTGATAAATCATGAAATATTCCCCAGTGTTATCCGGGTAAAAACCAGGCTGACCTATAATATTGTACGCCAAATTGTTGCCGACCATGATGAACCTTTGCGGACTGCCTATGCAGAGCTGGTAGCGCCGCTGGAAGAGATGGAAAGGCTGTGCCGGATTCTGCGGGACCGCCGGATGCGCCGGGGCGCGATTGATTTCGACTTCCCGGAAATAAAAGTAAAGCTTGATGCTGAAGGGCATCCAATTGCCATTGAAAAAAGGATCCGGAGCATTGCCGAATCCATCATTGAGGAATTTATGCTGGTCGCCAACGAGACTGTCGCCGAACATATGCACTGGTTAGGCGTACCATCCATGTTCAGGGTGCATGAAGAGCCGGATGAAGAAAAAATGAGCCGTTTAAATGTGCTGCTCGGCAATTTTGGCCAGCACATCCCGAAAACGCAGGAAATTCAGCCGATGGCCCTGCAGCGCGTGTTAAGCAAGATTGCCGGCCGGCCGGAGGAGCGCATTATCAGTACCGTTATGCTGCGATCGCTGAAGCAGGCCCGTTATGATGCCGAGAATTTGGGTCACTTTGGTCTTGCCGCTACCTATTACACCCATTTCACTTCACCGATCAGGCGTTATCCGGATTTGATCGTGCATCGCATTATCCGGGAAACCTTCACCACCGGCGATATCTCTGCCAAACGCAGTCAAAAATTATCGGTGATGCTGCCGGAGATTGCCCTGCACTCCTCGGAACGGGAACGGGCGGCGGCCGAGGCTGAACGGGCCACCGTAGACTTAAAGAAGGTCGAATATATGGCCCAGTTTGTCGGCCAGGAATTTGACGGGATTATCAGTGGCGTAACTGCTTTTGGGTTTTTCGTTGAGATTACCAATGGTATTGAAGGCTTGGTCCGGGTGTCCAGCCTGGAGGATGACTACTACCAGTATGTTGAAGAGCAATATGCCCTGATTGGGGAGCGGACCAGCAATATTTACCGGCTAGGCAATAGTGTCAGGATTATTGTCTCCAAGGTAAATCCAGCCGACCGTACCATTGATTACCTGGTGGCAACGGAAGGGAAATCACTGCAGGCTGTTGGTAGGCCGTCGCCGGACAAGCGACGCAGCCGGCCGGGGCCGGGCCGCAGTGACGCCGCTAAAAACCAGCCGGCCCCTGCCAAAAAGAAACCGGTTACTGTGGCTAAACCCAAGAAGCCGCGGGCAACGAAAAAATGA
- a CDS encoding sodium-translocating pyrophosphatase, with protein MDLLYIAPFAGLVALAFAGYLMASVLKENPGNARMQEISQAIFEGAMAFLNRQYKTLIPFTIVIFFILFYVDGYKLAVSFLVGAVCSAIAGYVGMTATTKSNARTTEAARTSLNKALGVSFRAGAVMGMSVAGLGLLGVSSLYIAFGDPVVINSFAFGASAIAFFARVGGGIFTKAADVGADLVGKVEAGIPEDDPRNPAVIADNVGDNVGDTAGMGADLFESYAATAIAAMLIGQTVFPGNINGVLFPLVIGAAGIFASIVSTFLVRTSEDGDPLAALNRGIWGTNILVAVSTYAIASAMLPSKAVGITIAVICGLAVNVLVGMITEYYTANNKPPTQHIADASQTGPATNVIAGIALGLRSTGLPMLVFAVAIWVAYSQAGIYGIAMAAMGMLCTAGMVVAVDSFGPVADNAGGIAEMAELGPEVRKTTDKLDAVGNTTAAIAKGFAIGSAALTALALFTAFGEEIAKNPKLSGLLVNGHLVINLTEPAVIIGIFLGATLPFLVCAFTMEAVGKAAFEMIAEVRRQFREIPGIMEGTGRPDYASCVDISTKAAIREMMLPGIFAVGSPILVGFILGAKALAGFLAGATAAGVLMALFMSNAGGAWDNAKKWIETGKYGGKGTPTHAAAVIGDTVGDPFKDTSGPAMNPLIKVAGTISLIIAPLLFF; from the coding sequence ATGGATTTATTGTATATTGCGCCATTTGCCGGTCTTGTGGCGCTGGCATTTGCCGGTTATTTGATGGCTAGTGTTTTGAAAGAAAACCCGGGTAACGCCCGCATGCAGGAAATTTCGCAGGCAATTTTTGAAGGAGCGATGGCCTTCCTTAATCGTCAGTACAAAACACTCATCCCGTTTACTATCGTCATTTTCTTTATACTATTTTATGTTGATGGATATAAATTGGCAGTGTCTTTCCTGGTAGGGGCCGTTTGCTCGGCCATTGCCGGTTATGTGGGCATGACGGCCACGACTAAATCCAATGCCCGGACTACCGAGGCCGCCCGCACCAGCCTTAATAAAGCCCTTGGTGTTTCTTTCCGGGCCGGCGCGGTTATGGGTATGTCGGTTGCCGGCCTTGGTCTCCTGGGTGTATCAAGCCTGTACATAGCCTTCGGCGACCCTGTTGTTATTAATAGTTTTGCCTTTGGCGCCAGCGCTATCGCTTTTTTTGCCCGTGTTGGCGGCGGTATTTTTACCAAAGCGGCTGACGTCGGCGCTGACCTTGTTGGTAAGGTTGAGGCCGGTATCCCTGAGGATGATCCCCGCAACCCGGCTGTTATTGCCGATAATGTTGGTGACAACGTCGGTGATACCGCCGGTATGGGGGCCGACCTGTTTGAATCTTATGCCGCGACCGCAATTGCTGCCATGCTTATCGGGCAAACCGTGTTCCCCGGCAATATTAACGGCGTACTGTTCCCGCTGGTGATTGGCGCAGCCGGTATTTTTGCCTCTATTGTCAGCACTTTCCTGGTCAGGACCAGCGAAGACGGTGATCCCCTGGCTGCTCTAAATAGAGGTATTTGGGGAACTAATATTCTTGTTGCTGTTTCTACCTATGCGATTGCCAGTGCTATGCTGCCCAGCAAAGCCGTAGGTATTACCATTGCCGTTATCTGCGGTCTGGCTGTTAATGTACTTGTTGGTATGATTACCGAATACTATACCGCCAACAATAAGCCGCCTACCCAGCATATTGCCGATGCCTCGCAAACCGGTCCGGCTACCAATGTGATCGCCGGTATTGCCCTTGGCCTGAGAAGCACTGGTTTGCCAATGCTGGTATTTGCTGTTGCCATCTGGGTTGCTTATAGCCAGGCTGGTATTTACGGGATTGCCATGGCGGCGATGGGCATGCTCTGCACGGCCGGTATGGTTGTTGCCGTTGACTCGTTTGGCCCTGTGGCCGACAATGCCGGCGGCATCGCCGAAATGGCGGAGCTTGGACCGGAAGTCCGTAAAACCACTGACAAACTGGATGCGGTCGGCAATACCACCGCTGCCATTGCCAAAGGTTTTGCCATTGGTTCCGCCGCGTTAACTGCCCTGGCGCTGTTTACCGCGTTCGGTGAAGAGATTGCCAAAAATCCGAAACTGTCCGGCCTGCTGGTCAACGGCCATCTGGTCATCAATTTGACGGAGCCGGCTGTAATTATCGGTATATTCCTGGGTGCGACCCTGCCGTTTCTGGTATGCGCCTTTACTATGGAAGCTGTAGGGAAAGCTGCGTTCGAAATGATTGCCGAGGTTCGCCGCCAGTTCCGGGAGATCCCCGGCATTATGGAAGGAACCGGGCGTCCTGATTATGCAAGCTGTGTGGATATCAGCACCAAGGCCGCTATCCGCGAAATGATGCTGCCTGGTATTTTTGCTGTCGGTTCCCCCATCCTGGTAGGCTTTATTCTGGGGGCGAAAGCCTTAGCCGGCTTCCTGGCCGGTGCTACTGCCGCCGGTGTACTGATGGCCCTGTTCATGTCCAATGCCGGCGGTGCCTGGGATAATGCCAAAAAATGGATTGAAACCGGCAAATACGGCGGTAAAGGTACGCCGACCCATGCGGCTGCCGTTATCGGTGATACTGTGGGTGATCCGTTTAAGGACACCTCCGGTCCGGCTATGAATCCACTGATTAAAGTGGCCGGCACGATCTCGCTGATCATTGCGCCGCTGCTCTTCTTCTAA
- a CDS encoding PaaI family thioesterase: MDESNQWCFGCGPHNPIGMKLSFRAEENRYLTTFVPGPEHQGYDGIMHGGLISTLLDEVMARYLHAQGLNAVTARLEVRFRQPTPIGQELTISGWITGQRGKMYELAGNITLPDGTVTAEGKAIIAIKGDE, encoded by the coding sequence ATGGACGAGAGTAATCAATGGTGTTTTGGCTGCGGGCCGCATAACCCCATCGGCATGAAGCTTTCTTTTCGCGCAGAAGAGAATCGATATCTGACTACTTTTGTCCCGGGGCCCGAACATCAGGGGTATGACGGTATCATGCATGGCGGGCTGATAAGTACATTGCTGGATGAGGTTATGGCCCGTTATTTGCATGCTCAGGGGCTTAATGCCGTCACTGCCAGGCTGGAGGTGCGGTTCCGCCAGCCAACACCAATTGGTCAGGAATTAACCATTAGTGGATGGATTACCGGCCAACGGGGAAAAATGTATGAGCTAGCCGGTAACATTACTTTGCCGGATGGAACAGTAACCGCTGAGGGAAAGGCGATAATTGCGATAAAAGGAGATGAGTAA
- the eno gene encoding phosphopyruvate hydratase, whose translation MPTTIVDILAREIMDSRGNPTVEVDVLLEDGTLGRAAVPSGASTGAYEAVELRDGDSTRYLGKGVLKAVENVNELITPEIVGMDALDQIGVDQALLELDGTPNKAKLGANAILGVSMAVAKAAAAAAGLTLYQYLGGTNAKELPVPMMNILNGGKHADNNVDVQEFMVLPVGAESFAEALRMGSEIYHSLKKVLAGRKLATAVGDEGGFAPNLASNEEALKVIIEAIEKAGYKPGEQVMLGLDVAATELFKEDGNYHLEGEGVVKTPAEMVEYYSQLVDKYPIISIEDGMSEDDWDGWKLLTERLGSKIQLVGDDLFVTNVERLSTGIASRTANSILVKVNQIGTLTETFDAIEMAKRAGYTCVISHRSGETEDATIADIAVAVNAGQIKTGAPARTDRVAKYNQLLRIEEQLGDLAQYRGRKVFYNLR comes from the coding sequence ATGCCTACAACCATTGTTGATATTCTGGCCCGGGAGATTATGGATTCCCGCGGCAATCCCACGGTAGAGGTTGATGTTTTACTGGAAGACGGCACCTTAGGCCGGGCGGCTGTTCCCTCCGGGGCCTCCACCGGCGCTTACGAGGCGGTGGAGCTGCGCGACGGTGACAGCACCCGGTATCTTGGCAAAGGTGTGCTTAAGGCTGTGGAAAACGTGAATGAGCTGATTACGCCGGAGATTGTCGGTATGGATGCCCTGGATCAGATCGGTGTTGATCAGGCGCTGCTGGAGCTTGACGGCACGCCTAATAAAGCAAAATTAGGCGCCAATGCGATCTTGGGTGTATCGATGGCTGTGGCCAAAGCAGCCGCTGCCGCAGCAGGGCTGACTTTGTACCAGTATCTGGGCGGTACTAATGCCAAAGAACTGCCTGTACCGATGATGAACATCTTAAATGGCGGCAAACATGCCGACAATAATGTGGATGTGCAGGAATTCATGGTGCTGCCGGTGGGGGCGGAAAGCTTTGCCGAGGCGCTGAGAATGGGCTCGGAAATCTATCACAGCCTGAAAAAGGTTCTGGCCGGCCGCAAGCTGGCAACTGCAGTCGGTGATGAAGGCGGTTTTGCCCCTAATCTGGCTTCCAACGAAGAAGCCCTCAAGGTTATTATTGAAGCGATTGAAAAGGCCGGTTACAAACCGGGTGAGCAGGTTATGCTGGGCCTTGACGTTGCCGCCACTGAATTATTTAAAGAAGACGGAAATTACCATCTCGAAGGTGAAGGTGTTGTGAAAACTCCGGCTGAAATGGTGGAATACTATAGTCAGTTAGTTGACAAATATCCGATTATTTCGATTGAAGACGGTATGTCGGAAGATGACTGGGACGGCTGGAAACTCCTGACTGAACGGTTGGGCAGCAAAATTCAGCTGGTAGGCGATGATCTGTTTGTTACCAATGTGGAACGTTTAAGCACCGGCATTGCCAGCAGAACCGCGAACTCAATTTTGGTGAAGGTGAACCAAATCGGCACCCTGACCGAAACCTTTGATGCCATCGAGATGGCAAAGCGGGCCGGCTATACGTGCGTTATCTCCCATCGCTCCGGCGAGACTGAGGACGCTACCATTGCCGATATTGCCGTCGCTGTGAACGCCGGTCAGATCAAAACCGGTGCTCCGGCCCGGACCGACCGGGTGGCGAAATATAACCAATTGCTCCGGATTGAGGAACAGCTGGGTGATTTGGCCCAATACCGCGGCCGGAAAGTTTTCTATAACCTGAGATAA
- a CDS encoding phosphoglycerate kinase yields MNKKSLNDIWVAGKKVLVRVDYNVPMDKEGNITDDTRIRATLPTLEYLLSKNAAVILASHLGRPKGKVAPQFSLKPVALRLSQLLFGREVRFAADCVGPEAQKMTAALGGGQLLLLENLRFHAEEEKNDPDFARQLAGLADILVNDAFGVSHRAHASVHGITKYIPAVSGFLMDKELLFLGQAVTNPARPFVAIIGGAKVSDKIGVIKNLLHKVDTLIIGGGMANTFLAAQGYQTGKSLVEADKLELARELVAVAKAKGVSLLLPEDVVVADRFAADAVRKTVGVAEIPAEWMALDIGPASAASFAAALTGAQTVVWNGPMGVFEFDVFAAGTEAVAQAVAASGAKSIVGGGDSVAALEKLKLAGKITHISTGGGASLEFLEGKELPGIAALADK; encoded by the coding sequence ATGAATAAAAAGAGTTTGAATGACATCTGGGTGGCCGGCAAGAAGGTGCTGGTACGGGTAGACTACAATGTCCCGATGGATAAAGAAGGCAATATAACTGACGATACCCGCATCCGGGCCACGCTGCCCACCCTGGAATATTTACTGTCTAAAAATGCGGCTGTTATCTTAGCCAGTCACCTGGGCCGCCCCAAGGGGAAGGTCGCCCCGCAGTTTTCCCTTAAACCTGTGGCCCTGAGGCTGTCCCAGCTGCTGTTTGGCCGTGAGGTCCGGTTTGCTGCCGACTGCGTGGGCCCGGAAGCCCAAAAAATGACGGCAGCCCTTGGCGGCGGCCAGCTGCTGCTGCTGGAAAATCTGCGGTTTCATGCCGAAGAAGAAAAAAATGATCCTGATTTTGCCAGGCAGCTTGCCGGCCTGGCGGACATTCTGGTTAATGACGCCTTTGGCGTTTCTCACCGGGCCCATGCCTCGGTGCATGGTATCACTAAATATATTCCGGCTGTATCCGGTTTCCTGATGGATAAAGAGCTGCTGTTCCTGGGGCAGGCTGTTACCAACCCGGCCCGGCCCTTTGTGGCCATCATCGGCGGCGCCAAGGTTTCGGATAAAATCGGCGTTATTAAAAATCTGCTGCATAAAGTGGATACCCTGATTATTGGCGGCGGTATGGCCAATACCTTCCTGGCAGCCCAGGGCTATCAAACCGGCAAATCGCTGGTTGAGGCCGATAAACTGGAGCTGGCCCGGGAACTGGTGGCAGTCGCCAAGGCTAAGGGTGTCAGCCTGCTGCTGCCGGAGGATGTGGTCGTGGCCGACCGGTTTGCCGCCGATGCCGTCCGGAAAACGGTGGGTGTGGCTGAGATCCCGGCGGAATGGATGGCGCTCGATATCGGTCCGGCCAGTGCGGCCAGCTTTGCGGCCGCGTTAACGGGGGCGCAAACGGTGGTCTGGAACGGCCCCATGGGGGTATTTGAGTTTGATGTTTTCGCTGCTGGCACGGAAGCGGTAGCGCAGGCGGTGGCGGCTTCAGGGGCCAAGAGCATTGTCGGCGGCGGCGACTCTGTCGCTGCCCTGGAAAAGTTAAAGCTTGCCGGTAAGATTACGCACATATCAACAGGCGGCGGGGCCTCGCTGGAGTTTTTGGAAGGCAAGGAACTGCCGGGAATTGCCGCTCTGGCCGACAAGTAG
- a CDS encoding hydrogenase maturation nickel metallochaperone HypA, with the protein MPKGYLIRCSSCGYLYQCETELMECLNHKVCEHCGSSDIEVIQQDEGRFGCTSRLNTHVTNTASQVDHPQPVPTSPPRQ; encoded by the coding sequence ATGCCGAAGGGATATCTGATTCGCTGCAGCAGCTGCGGTTACCTGTACCAGTGTGAGACTGAGTTGATGGAATGCTTAAACCATAAAGTCTGTGAGCATTGCGGCAGTTCCGACATAGAGGTAATCCAACAGGATGAGGGCCGGTTTGGCTGTACCAGCCGCCTGAATACTCATGTCACCAACACCGCATCCCAGGTTGATCATCCCCAACCGGTGCCAACCTCCCCCCCGCGCCAATAA
- a CDS encoding alpha/beta hydrolase, producing MALMRGAEPFFLQGGEKGVLLVHGFTGAPSEMRLAGEYLNNLGYTVFAPRLPGHGTTPDEMAKTAWPHWYDSVVDGYHLLAGICTSVAAVGLSMGGLLSLKLASEYPLRRLAVISAPIYIANKRLKLLPLYRLFTNFVPKKRKRLADAAEEYSITYEVTPLSSLSSLLELVKHVRGVLPAVTVPALIIQSKTEHTVEPESAQYIYDKLGSTDKQLVWLNKSGHIVTLDVERDFVFQRIGRFLA from the coding sequence GTGGCTTTAATGCGAGGAGCTGAGCCTTTTTTTCTGCAAGGCGGTGAAAAAGGCGTATTGCTGGTACATGGTTTTACCGGTGCGCCGTCAGAGATGCGCCTGGCCGGAGAATATTTAAACAATCTGGGTTATACTGTATTTGCACCACGTCTGCCAGGGCATGGGACCACCCCGGATGAAATGGCGAAAACTGCCTGGCCGCACTGGTATGACAGTGTCGTCGACGGGTATCACCTGTTAGCCGGTATTTGCACCAGCGTGGCGGCAGTCGGCTTATCCATGGGCGGGCTGCTGTCACTTAAGCTGGCCAGCGAATATCCGCTTAGGCGGCTGGCCGTTATCAGCGCCCCTATCTATATTGCCAATAAACGCCTGAAATTATTGCCGCTGTACCGCCTGTTTACCAATTTTGTTCCCAAAAAGCGCAAACGTCTGGCCGATGCCGCTGAGGAGTACTCGATTACGTATGAGGTAACACCGCTGAGCAGCCTGTCCAGCCTGCTTGAGCTTGTCAAGCATGTCAGAGGGGTATTGCCGGCAGTTACCGTGCCGGCACTCATCATCCAATCAAAGACAGAACATACTGTTGAACCGGAAAGTGCCCAATATATCTATGACAAGCTGGGCAGTACCGACAAGCAGCTGGTATGGCTTAACAAATCCGGTCACATTGTTACCCTTGATGTAGAACGTGATTTTGTTTTTCAAAGGATTGGCCGGTTTTTGGCTTAA
- the tpiA gene encoding triose-phosphate isomerase codes for MRKPIIAGNWKMHKTAGEAVALAGELQALTKAATAVELVICPPFTALAAVAGVVAGSAIGLGAQNMHWEDQGAFTGEVSPGMVKDIGCTHVIIGHSERRQYFAETDQTVNLKVKAACKAGLTPILCVGETLAERESGATEQVVGGQTNSGLAGLTAEQVAKLVIAYEPVWAIGTGRTASAADANAVCAFIRSTVAAGFGQTAAGQVRIQYGGSVKPDNIAELMAKPDIDGALVGGASLEAGSFSKLVKF; via the coding sequence ATGCGCAAACCTATTATTGCCGGCAATTGGAAAATGCACAAAACAGCCGGGGAAGCGGTTGCTCTGGCCGGGGAGCTGCAGGCTCTGACTAAGGCTGCGACCGCTGTTGAGCTTGTCATTTGTCCCCCCTTTACCGCCTTGGCGGCGGTAGCCGGGGTTGTGGCCGGGTCGGCTATTGGCCTGGGCGCGCAAAATATGCACTGGGAAGACCAGGGGGCTTTTACCGGTGAGGTTTCTCCCGGCATGGTCAAGGATATTGGCTGCACTCATGTCATTATCGGCCATTCTGAACGGCGTCAGTATTTTGCGGAAACAGACCAGACCGTGAATCTAAAAGTAAAAGCCGCCTGCAAAGCCGGCCTGACTCCTATCCTGTGCGTCGGTGAAACCCTGGCTGAACGGGAAAGCGGGGCGACGGAACAGGTTGTGGGCGGGCAGACCAACAGCGGCCTGGCCGGTCTTACGGCTGAGCAGGTGGCAAAGCTGGTAATTGCCTATGAGCCGGTTTGGGCCATCGGTACCGGCCGTACGGCTTCCGCGGCTGACGCCAATGCCGTATGCGCCTTTATTCGCAGCACCGTAGCCGCCGGGTTTGGGCAAACTGCCGCCGGGCAGGTCCGGATTCAGTATGGCGGCAGTGTCAAACCTGATAATATTGCTGAACTTATGGCTAAACCGGATATTGACGGGGCTTTGGTAGGGGGCGCCAGCCTGGAGGCCGGTTCCTTTAGCAAGCTGGTTAAGTTTTAG
- the secG gene encoding preprotein translocase subunit SecG encodes MITGLMILEAVLSIVLIAVVVLQSGKSAGLSGSIAGGAESIFGGKRKGLDEILAKATIIIAALFGIVTMILVKLMQ; translated from the coding sequence GTGATAACAGGGCTGATGATTTTGGAGGCAGTGCTTTCGATTGTATTAATTGCAGTAGTGGTATTGCAGTCAGGCAAAAGTGCCGGTTTATCAGGATCAATTGCCGGCGGTGCCGAATCCATTTTTGGCGGCAAGCGCAAGGGGCTTGATGAGATTCTGGCAAAAGCAACAATTATTATTGCTGCATTGTTTGGCATTGTTACTATGATTTTAGTCAAATTAATGCAGTAG
- the gpmI gene encoding 2,3-bisphosphoglycerate-independent phosphoglycerate mutase, translating to MAKLAAPIALVILDGWGIGREEDEFNSIARAGTPHISLLTELYPATSLVCSGEAVGLPAGQMGNSEVGHLNIGAGRIIYQELTRISKAIADGDFFTNPVLCRICEQTQAAGTALHLMGLVSDGGVHSHITHVYALLELAKRYEIEKVYVHAFLDGRDVPPTSAITYITALEEKMTALGTGEIATIAGRYYAMDRDKRWERVSKQYQALVHCQCTEATSAVAAVEASYQAGVTDEFIEPVVIAGCGYAGIQPNDGVIFFNFRPDRARQLTWALTDPAFAGFERANGCFPLYFASMTQYDESSSVPVAFPASHPANTLGEVFSQAGYTQLRIAETEKYAHVTYFLNGGEEQLFPGEDRVLIPSPKVATYDLKPEMSAPEVTDKVIEAIHSGKYDLIILNYANGDMVGHTGFLDAAVRAVATVDQCVGRLVEAMRARGGITLITADHGNCEVMKDPVTGEPFTAHTTNQVPFIMVAESQRGRRLRAGILADIAPTILDLAGVEQPPEMTGKSLIEK from the coding sequence ATGGCAAAATTAGCAGCGCCCATTGCCCTTGTAATTCTGGATGGCTGGGGCATTGGCCGGGAAGAAGACGAGTTCAACTCGATTGCCAGAGCCGGTACACCGCATATCAGCCTGCTCACCGAGTTATACCCGGCAACCAGCCTGGTCTGCTCCGGTGAGGCTGTTGGTTTGCCGGCCGGGCAGATGGGGAACTCCGAGGTGGGCCACCTGAACATTGGCGCCGGCCGCATTATTTACCAGGAGCTTACCCGGATCAGCAAGGCGATTGCCGACGGCGATTTTTTTACCAATCCTGTACTCTGCCGGATCTGCGAGCAAACGCAAGCCGCCGGTACTGCCCTGCATCTGATGGGCTTAGTGTCGGACGGCGGGGTGCACAGCCATATTACCCATGTGTATGCCCTGCTGGAACTGGCGAAACGGTATGAAATCGAGAAAGTCTATGTTCATGCCTTTTTGGACGGGCGCGATGTGCCGCCAACCAGTGCCATTACCTACATTACCGCCCTGGAAGAAAAAATGACGGCCCTGGGGACCGGCGAGATTGCCACTATTGCCGGCCGTTATTACGCGATGGACCGGGATAAGCGCTGGGAGCGGGTCAGCAAGCAGTATCAGGCGCTGGTTCATTGCCAGTGCACGGAGGCGACCAGTGCTGTCGCGGCCGTGGAAGCCTCTTATCAGGCCGGGGTAACCGATGAATTCATCGAACCGGTTGTAATTGCCGGCTGCGGCTATGCGGGGATTCAACCCAATGACGGCGTTATCTTTTTTAACTTCCGTCCGGACCGGGCCCGGCAGCTGACCTGGGCGCTGACCGACCCTGCCTTTGCCGGCTTTGAGCGGGCCAACGGCTGCTTCCCGCTGTATTTTGCCAGCATGACCCAGTATGATGAAAGCTCCAGTGTGCCGGTGGCGTTTCCGGCCAGCCATCCGGCCAATACCCTGGGGGAGGTATTCAGCCAAGCCGGCTATACGCAGCTGCGGATTGCCGAGACTGAAAAATACGCCCATGTCACCTATTTCCTGAATGGCGGTGAGGAGCAGCTTTTTCCCGGTGAAGACAGGGTGCTTATCCCGTCGCCGAAGGTTGCTACTTATGATCTGAAACCGGAGATGAGTGCCCCGGAGGTCACTGACAAGGTGATTGAGGCCATACACTCCGGCAAATACGACCTGATTATCCTCAATTATGCCAATGGCGACATGGTTGGCCATACCGGGTTCCTCGATGCCGCTGTCAGGGCGGTGGCAACTGTTGACCAGTGTGTCGGCCGTCTGGTTGAGGCGATGCGGGCCCGGGGCGGTATTACCCTGATTACAGCTGATCATGGTAACTGCGAAGTGATGAAAGACCCTGTGACCGGTGAACCGTTCACTGCCCATACTACGAATCAGGTGCCGTTTATCATGGTGGCCGAGTCCCAGCGGGGCCGCAGGCTGCGGGCGGGGATTCTGGCCGATATCGCCCCTACCATTTTAGACCTGGCCGGTGTGGAACAACCGCCGGAAATGACCGGAAAAAGCCTGATTGAAAAATAG